From Woronichinia naegeliana WA131, the proteins below share one genomic window:
- a CDS encoding fructosamine kinase family protein, giving the protein MWTEIAAQISQVTGKTFRIEHRHPVGGGCINQGYRLQAEGQSYFIKLNQADQLTMFESEAIALQQMAATQTIQVPEPICWGVNERQSYLVLSWLNLGKGNSTSWRSLGRQLARMHSQGQNQRFGWERNNTIGSTPQINTWSENWADFFAEHRIGYQLKLAQRRSGHFPDTTKVVTKVRDLLVNRKPQPALVHGDLWSGNAAILDSGEPVIFDPATYYGDREVDLAMTELFGGFPTAFYQGYTEISPLAEGYQQRKILYNLYHILNHFNLFGGSYAAQANQMINQLFNP; this is encoded by the coding sequence ATGTGGACTGAGATTGCCGCTCAAATTAGCCAAGTAACCGGAAAAACATTTCGGATTGAACACCGTCATCCGGTTGGTGGTGGTTGTATTAATCAAGGTTATCGGCTCCAGGCTGAGGGCCAAAGTTATTTTATTAAGCTCAACCAGGCTGATCAATTAACCATGTTTGAGTCAGAAGCGATCGCCTTACAACAGATGGCAGCGACTCAGACAATCCAAGTTCCTGAACCCATTTGTTGGGGAGTTAATGAGCGGCAGAGTTATCTGGTGTTAAGTTGGCTCAATTTAGGTAAAGGTAATTCTACGAGTTGGCGATCCCTCGGTCGTCAATTAGCTAGGATGCACAGTCAGGGTCAAAATCAACGTTTTGGCTGGGAACGAAACAATACCATTGGTTCTACGCCCCAAATAAATACCTGGTCCGAGAATTGGGCTGATTTTTTTGCAGAACACCGCATTGGCTATCAATTAAAGTTAGCACAACGTCGCAGTGGCCATTTTCCAGACACAACTAAAGTGGTGACAAAAGTTCGGGATTTGTTAGTCAATAGAAAGCCTCAACCAGCCCTAGTGCATGGTGATCTTTGGTCTGGCAATGCGGCAATTCTAGACAGTGGAGAACCCGTGATTTTTGACCCCGCTACTTACTACGGCGATCGCGAAGTAGATTTGGCCATGACTGAATTATTTGGAGGTTTTCCGACAGCCTTTTATCAAGGTTATACAGAAATTTCTCCTTTAGCAGAAGGCTATCAACAGCGTAAAATTCTCTACAATCTTTATCATATTCTTAATCATTTTAATTTATTTGGTGGTAGTTACGCGGCCCAAGCCAATCAGATGATTAACCAGCTTTTTAACCCATAA
- a CDS encoding antibiotic biosynthesis monooxygenase — protein MITRIFRVRVPRQLHQEFEAKFLSISVPYVTQYPGLVSLNLGRPILPHSEEYVMISLWESLAALELFAGQNCDRAIIPKGMEKYVEECWVHHYEVFGD, from the coding sequence ATGATTACCCGTATTTTTCGCGTGCGAGTACCAAGACAATTACATCAAGAATTTGAAGCTAAATTTTTGTCGATCTCGGTTCCCTATGTCACACAATACCCTGGCTTAGTTTCTCTTAATTTAGGCAGACCAATCCTTCCTCATTCGGAAGAATATGTGATGATTTCTCTGTGGGAATCTCTGGCGGCTTTAGAGCTTTTTGCCGGTCAAAACTGCGATCGGGCTATTATCCCAAAGGGGATGGAAAAATACGTTGAGGAATGTTGGGTACACCATTATGAAGTTTTTGGAGATTAA